Proteins encoded by one window of Streptacidiphilus sp. PB12-B1b:
- a CDS encoding universal stress protein: protein MPNPVVVGVDDVAGSGAAVDWAADEARLRGARLLLVHARLWEPHRTPEHAPQGAGVGEQAVAELVERAVRRHPGLPVDSVGLDQVPRDALVALSAEGQLVVVGSRGTGGFPDLLTGSTALHVAADAVCPAVVVPGTVAYAPGTGGATGSVAVGVHGREAEEELLRFAFEAAQRRQSPLRVVHAWSYPLVGHGRAVPPVYEEGHIAAEEERLVAEVLAGWRQRYPEVAVEQDVVRSGPAKRLVALSTTSQLIVVGRRGNPDGPLGRLGSVSQAVVHHARCPVAVVPLP from the coding sequence ATGCCGAACCCGGTGGTTGTCGGAGTCGATGACGTCGCGGGCAGCGGGGCCGCCGTGGACTGGGCCGCCGACGAGGCCCGGCTGCGGGGTGCGCGGCTGCTGCTGGTGCACGCCCGGCTGTGGGAGCCGCACCGGACGCCCGAGCACGCCCCGCAGGGCGCAGGCGTCGGCGAGCAGGCCGTCGCCGAGCTGGTGGAGCGGGCCGTCCGGCGCCATCCGGGCCTGCCGGTCGACAGCGTCGGCCTGGACCAGGTCCCGCGCGACGCCCTGGTCGCGCTCAGCGCCGAGGGGCAGCTGGTCGTGGTCGGCTCGCGCGGCACCGGGGGCTTCCCCGACCTGCTCACCGGCTCGACCGCGCTGCACGTCGCCGCCGACGCGGTCTGTCCGGCGGTGGTGGTGCCCGGTACCGTGGCGTACGCCCCCGGTACCGGCGGTGCGACCGGCAGCGTGGCGGTCGGGGTGCACGGACGCGAGGCCGAGGAGGAGCTGCTGCGCTTCGCCTTCGAGGCGGCCCAGCGGCGGCAGTCGCCGCTGCGGGTGGTGCACGCCTGGAGCTACCCGCTGGTGGGCCACGGCCGCGCCGTCCCGCCGGTGTACGAGGAGGGGCACATCGCGGCGGAGGAGGAGCGGCTGGTCGCCGAGGTCCTGGCCGGCTGGCGGCAGCGGTACCCGGAGGTGGCCGTCGAACAGGACGTCGTCCGCTCCGGCCCGGCCAAGCGGCTGGTGGCGCTGTCCACGACCTCGCAACTGATCGTCGTCGGCCGCCGGGGCAACCCGGATGGACCATTGGGCCGGCTCGGATCGGTCAGCCAGGCCGTGGTCCACCACGCCCGCTGCCCGGTCGCCGTCGTCCCGCTGCCCTGA
- a CDS encoding alpha/beta fold hydrolase has product MPALEQLTLTVGTHTHGALAAGPADGDPVLLLHGWPEFADCWTPVLAALGAAGARAVAVDQRGYAPGARPGGVGDYAVPALVADALGFADALGFGRFHLLAHDWGGMVAWTLAADHPERLRSLTVLATPHPAALAAADAADPEQRRRLSYVRAFRRPGGAAEAALLADGAARLRAVYGGRLAPELVDANVRRLSEPGALTATLNWYRAPEAAIDVRAGRIAVPTLFLWGSEDVALGRGAAEATADWVDADYRFEVLEGAGHWLPEEVPEQITPHVLAHLTHHRP; this is encoded by the coding sequence GTGCCCGCGCTGGAACAGCTGACCCTGACGGTCGGCACGCACACCCACGGCGCGCTGGCGGCGGGCCCCGCCGACGGCGATCCGGTGCTGCTGCTGCACGGCTGGCCCGAGTTCGCCGACTGCTGGACGCCGGTGCTGGCCGCCCTCGGCGCGGCCGGAGCCCGCGCCGTCGCCGTCGACCAGCGCGGCTACGCCCCCGGCGCGCGACCGGGCGGAGTCGGCGACTACGCCGTGCCCGCGCTGGTGGCCGACGCGCTGGGCTTCGCCGACGCCCTCGGCTTCGGGCGGTTCCACCTGCTCGCCCACGACTGGGGCGGCATGGTCGCCTGGACGCTCGCCGCCGACCACCCCGAGCGGCTGCGGTCGCTGACCGTGCTCGCCACCCCGCACCCGGCCGCGCTGGCCGCCGCCGACGCCGCCGACCCGGAGCAGCGCCGACGGCTCAGCTACGTGCGCGCCTTCCGCCGACCGGGCGGAGCGGCCGAGGCGGCGCTGCTCGCCGACGGCGCCGCGCGGCTGCGCGCCGTCTACGGCGGCCGGCTCGCCCCGGAGCTGGTGGACGCCAACGTCCGGCGGCTGAGCGAGCCCGGCGCGCTCACCGCCACCCTCAACTGGTACCGCGCGCCGGAGGCGGCGATCGACGTCCGGGCCGGACGGATCGCCGTGCCCACGCTGTTCCTGTGGGGCAGCGAGGACGTCGCGCTCGGCCGGGGCGCCGCCGAGGCCACCGCCGACTGGGTGGACGCCGACTACCGCTTCGAGGTCCTCGAAGGCGCCGGCCACTGGCTGCCCGAGGAGGTCCCGGAGCAGATCACCCCCCACGTCCTCGCCCACCTCACCCACCACCGCCCCTGA
- a CDS encoding protease pro-enzyme activation domain-containing protein produces MLVVPKISARPGLRAVAALPTALALAGAFAIAGPAATASAATITVAGTHPDWAAASADRGAVAATSTVDSTVYLAGKDAAGLNAYAAEVSDPSSANYQKYLTPAQFTARYGATPAQVAAVESWLRSSGLTVTSVDQHAITARGTAAATEKAYSTKLDEFSVKGKEFRAPTGDVRVPSTVGGAVLAVTGLANMPETVKPASLVGQVTTPSVPGISGVKATQTKGSDGSVFLGPTSCSAYYGQLKDKTDPAFNGKADNPYAVCGYVPTQLRGAYGVTGTGLTGKGVTVAIVDAYGSPTMEADANQYAVNHGDKAFSKGQYTETVTPAQWTDESACEGPAGWAGEESLDVESVHSMAPGAKIHYYGANSCNDPDFLADFTSIVDNHSADLVSDSWGGVIYSTTGDEDASVLAEYTQVFEQGAIEGIGFNFSAGDCGAEDPSTACGSSDTSTTPQADFPTSDVYATSVGGTSLAIGKNNQAEWNTVWGTDAWVLSATKTWQSAGWQYGGGGGTSASFAQPWYQKGVVSKKVSETLPDGVKVASPMRVAPDVSMDADPTTGFLFGMTQTLPNGGTGYAESAIGGTSLACPLFVGLQADAMQSQGGRPIGFANPAIYRSAGTKAYTDVTSGGAGAKAVNLLPAYNGYPAIVFNFGDDGLLKAAKGYDDATGVGTPSPAYLWLRARW; encoded by the coding sequence ATGCTCGTAGTTCCCAAGATATCCGCGCGTCCCGGGCTGCGTGCGGTGGCGGCTCTGCCGACCGCCCTCGCCCTCGCCGGAGCATTCGCCATCGCCGGCCCGGCGGCCACGGCCTCCGCCGCGACGATCACCGTCGCCGGTACCCACCCGGACTGGGCCGCCGCGTCGGCCGACCGGGGCGCGGTCGCCGCGACCAGCACCGTGGACAGCACCGTGTACCTGGCCGGCAAGGACGCCGCCGGGCTCAACGCCTACGCGGCCGAGGTCTCCGACCCGTCCAGCGCGAACTACCAGAAGTACCTCACCCCGGCACAGTTCACGGCCCGTTACGGCGCCACCCCGGCGCAGGTCGCCGCGGTCGAGTCCTGGCTGCGCTCCTCCGGGCTGACGGTCACCTCGGTGGACCAGCACGCGATCACCGCGCGCGGCACCGCCGCCGCCACCGAGAAGGCGTACAGCACCAAGCTGGACGAGTTCTCGGTCAAGGGCAAGGAGTTCCGCGCGCCCACCGGTGACGTCCGCGTGCCCAGCACCGTCGGCGGCGCCGTGCTCGCGGTCACCGGCCTGGCCAACATGCCCGAGACGGTCAAGCCCGCCTCGCTGGTCGGCCAGGTCACCACGCCCTCCGTCCCCGGCATCAGCGGCGTCAAGGCCACGCAGACCAAGGGCTCCGACGGCTCGGTCTTCCTCGGCCCGACCTCCTGCTCGGCCTACTACGGCCAGCTCAAGGACAAGACCGACCCGGCCTTCAACGGCAAGGCCGACAACCCGTACGCGGTCTGCGGCTACGTCCCCACGCAGCTGCGCGGCGCGTACGGCGTCACCGGCACCGGCCTGACCGGCAAGGGCGTCACGGTCGCCATCGTCGACGCCTACGGCTCGCCGACGATGGAGGCCGACGCCAACCAGTACGCCGTCAACCACGGTGACAAGGCGTTCTCCAAGGGCCAGTACACCGAGACGGTCACCCCCGCGCAGTGGACCGACGAGTCCGCCTGCGAGGGCCCCGCGGGCTGGGCCGGCGAGGAGTCCCTGGACGTCGAGTCGGTGCACTCCATGGCGCCCGGCGCGAAGATCCACTACTACGGCGCCAACTCCTGCAACGACCCCGACTTCCTCGCGGACTTCACCTCCATCGTCGACAACCACTCGGCGGACCTGGTCTCCGACTCGTGGGGCGGCGTGATCTACTCCACGACCGGTGACGAGGACGCCTCGGTGCTGGCCGAGTACACCCAGGTCTTCGAGCAGGGCGCGATCGAGGGCATCGGCTTCAACTTCTCCGCCGGTGACTGCGGCGCCGAGGACCCGTCCACCGCGTGCGGCTCGTCGGACACCTCCACCACCCCGCAGGCCGACTTCCCGACCTCGGACGTGTACGCCACCTCCGTCGGCGGCACCAGCCTCGCCATCGGCAAGAACAACCAGGCCGAGTGGAACACCGTCTGGGGCACCGACGCCTGGGTCCTGTCGGCCACCAAGACCTGGCAGTCGGCCGGTTGGCAGTACGGCGGCGGCGGTGGCACCAGCGCCTCCTTCGCCCAGCCCTGGTACCAGAAGGGCGTGGTCTCCAAGAAGGTCTCCGAGACCCTCCCCGACGGCGTCAAGGTCGCCTCGCCCATGCGCGTCGCCCCCGACGTCTCCATGGACGCCGACCCGACCACCGGCTTCCTCTTCGGCATGACCCAGACGCTGCCCAACGGCGGCACCGGCTACGCCGAGAGCGCCATCGGCGGCACCAGCCTCGCCTGCCCGCTCTTCGTCGGCCTGCAGGCGGACGCCATGCAGTCGCAGGGCGGCCGTCCGATCGGCTTCGCCAACCCGGCGATCTACCGCTCCGCGGGCACCAAGGCGTACACCGACGTCACCTCCGGCGGCGCCGGCGCCAAGGCCGTCAACCTGCTCCCGGCCTACAACGGCTACCCGGCCATCGTCTTCAACTTCGGTGACGACGGCCTGCTCAAGGCGGCCAAGGGCTACGACGACGCCACCGGCGTCGGCACGCCCTCCCCGGCCTACCTCTGGCTCCGCGCCCGCTGGTAG